In Prunus dulcis chromosome 2, ALMONDv2, whole genome shotgun sequence, a single genomic region encodes these proteins:
- the LOC117618268 gene encoding receptor-like protein EIX2 has protein sequence MRSNKLEGSIPPVLSKASYLDLSSNKLEGPIPSILSKASYLDLSSNKLEGPIPSVLSNVTHLDLSNNKLSRSISFLCSSAAIGLVFLNLSSNNVYGQVPDCWTHLENLVMLDLSYNALSGKIPTTIGSVFRIETLKLKSNRFVGQLPVSLKNCTSLVVIDVGDNKLSGPIPEWLGVSLKNLVILMLSSNHFNGSLPSQLCHLIRIQNLDFSMNNISGSIPPCVKILTTLAQKGNSSLTSEHSYPTPSYLSRYNYPNVDDATFMWKRGVQTIRSILWLVKRIDLSSNKLTGEIPSEISHLVGLVSLNLSRNQLTGQITKEIGNLQSLDSLDLSRNHIDGRIPTSLARIDRLGFLDLSYNNLSGKIPVGTQLQGFDPSFYAGNLQLCGSPLKKMCADEVEKGPSEQTDFINQKDKDELMTLGFYISMGLGFAAGFWGVCGTLIFSRSWRYAYLKFLNGLND, from the coding sequence ATGAGGTCGAACAAGTTGGAAGGTTCAATCCCCCCAGTTCTATCAAAAGCCTCATATCTGGATCTGAGTTCGAACAAGTTGGAAGGTCCAATCCCTTCAATTCTATCAAAAGCCTCATATCTGGATCTGAGTTCGAACAAGTTGGAAGGTCCAATCCCCTCAGTTCTATCAAACGTCACACATCTGGATCTCTCTAATAATAAACTTTCAAGGTCAATTTCATTCTTGTGTTCAAGTGCAGCTATTGGTTTAGTCTTTCTTAACCTCTCAAGCAACAATGTTTATGGACAAGTTCCGGATTGCTGGACACATTTGGAGAATCTAGTCATGCTTGATTTGAGTTACAATGCTTTGTCCGGGAAAATTCCTACAACAATAGGCTCTGTATTTCGGATTGAAACACTCAAATTAAAAAGCAATAGATTTGTGGGACAATTGCCTGTGTCGTTGAAGAATTGCACAAGTTTAGTAGTTATTGATGTTGGGGATAATAAATTATCCGGACCAATACCTGAATGGTTAGGGGTTAGCTTAAAGAATTTGGTTATCCTGATGCTTTCGTCTAATCACTTCAATGGAAGCTTACCTTCACAATTATGCCATCTAATACGaattcaaaatttggatttCTCTATGAACAATATCTCTGGAAGCATACCTCCATGCGTTAAAATTTTGACTACTCTAGCTCAGAAAGGAAATTCAAGTCTAACCAGTGAACATTCATATCCCACGCCTAGTTATCTCAGTAGATATAATTATCCTAATGTTGATGATGCAACCTTCATGTGGAAAAGAGGAGTGCAGACAATCAGAAGTATTTTGTGGCTCGTGAAGAGAATTGATCTGTCAAGCAATAAATTAACAGGGGAGATTCCAAGTGAAATCAGTCATCTTGTTGGGTTGGTTTCTTTAAACCTATCAAGAAACCAATTAACAGGTCAAATAACTAAAGAGATCGGAAACTTGCAGTCACTGGATTCTCTTGATTTGTCAAGAAACCATATAGACGGAAGAATTCCAACAAGCCTTGCTCGGATAGATCGTCTTGGTTTCTTGGACTTGTCATATAACAACTTGTCTGGCAAAATTCCAGTCGGAACTCAGCTCCAAGGCTTTGATCCCTCTTTTTATGCTGGGAATCTTCAACTCTGTGGATCTCCACTTAAAAAGATGTGTGCTGATGAAGTGGAAAAAGGTCCAAGTGAGCAAACTGATTTCATCAACCAAAAGGACAAGGATGAGCTAATGACACTGGGATTCTACATTAGTATGGGGCTTGGATTTGCTGCTGGATTTTGGGGAGTTTGCGGCACCTTGATATTTTCAAGGTCATGGAGGTACGCATACTTGAAGTTCTTGAATGGTTTaaatgattga